A portion of the Oncorhynchus gorbuscha isolate QuinsamMale2020 ecotype Even-year linkage group LG19, OgorEven_v1.0, whole genome shotgun sequence genome contains these proteins:
- the LOC124004719 gene encoding tumor necrosis factor receptor superfamily member 3-like, translated as MDGGRQCRLCPPGHYQSSCSECSPCRDGSYTTRLNAESSCHSCFKDCKRDLHLVEDEPCTSVSNARCRCEAGFTCTDKDDQTGNCRDCEKIPQLPPPPLPPSNEVGIRNNQTGTSSEHSRTSSSAGRCQPPNCDTPRSPVSQAADTSKHLAAILCPMMVIGILAVIFLLCIRHPGNEACLKQALKFCNKGVREASPNKTRATSSAQCQRDTAQYSAPDSGSNTYYSSKYGPGPCPQCWNSHLQFTQPVHWYGWWDGRERAEREG; from the exons atggatggagggagacaatgCAGACTGTGTCCACCAG GTCATTATCAGAGTTCCTGTTCAGAGTGCTCTCCCTGTCGAGATGGTTCCTACACAACACGATTGAATGCTGAGTCCAGTTGTCATTCCTGCTTCAAAGACTGCAAACGTG ATTTGCACCTGGTGGAGGATGAGCCATGTACTTCTGTATCGAACGCTAGATGTCGCTGTGAGGCTGGTTTTACCTGCACCGACAAAGACGACCAGACAGGAAACTGTAGAGACTGTGAGAAGATCCCTCAGCTGCCCCCACCTCCCCTGCCACCTAGCaatg AAGTGGGCATCAGAAACAACCAGACAggaacttcctctgaacacagcAGGACTTCCTCTTCCGCTGGACGCTGTCAACCTCCCAA CTGTGACACTCCACGATCACCAGTCTCACAAGCAG CTGACACCAGCAAACACTTGGCAGCCATTTTGTGTCCTATGATGGTCATTGGAATCCTAGCCGTTATCTTTCTGTTATGTATCCGTCACCCAGGAAATGAAGCCTGTTTAAAACAAG CTCTCAAGTTCTGTAACAAG GGAGTAAGAGAAGCGTCGCCTAACAAGACCAGAGCCACCTCATCAGCACAATGCCAGAGAGACACAGCCCAGTATTCAGCACCAGACAGTGGATCCAACACCTATTACAGCAGCAAATATGG gccCGGTCCATGTCCACAATGCTGGAACAGTCATCTTCAGTTTACTCAACCAGTTCACTGGTATGGGTggtgggatggaagagagagggcagaaagagagggatga
- the cd27 gene encoding tumor necrosis factor receptor superfamily member 3, protein MHIFWWITHIFLSLPSLLSLVQSLTCDNETQYAWPLHVSQWCCDKCPPGQHLVGRCTGQNSPTQCTDCDSGYYSDSYNFNIGCKSCDGCSMSELQYVSRCSTKQNDVCSCKPGYRCRGSGTCLDCEEIPSPNTPKLIPTPPIMPATVSNHSVPGIPNHRPKPVTKPGPGPITNPNQDDSKWLPVCVSAVCVCLLLTCLVAISKLKPVLRWIGSPNSFWSPKKTTPAEEEVPMPVQEVCGKPELLLDV, encoded by the exons ATGCATATCTTCTGGTGGATCACCCAcatctttctatccctcccttctctcctctctctagtccaaTCCCTCACGTGCGACAATGAGACACAGTATGCTTGGCCACTGCATGTAAGCCAATGGTGCTGCGACAAGTGTCCACCAG GTCAGCATCTGGTGGGACGCTGCACTGGTCAGAACAGCCCTACCCAGTGTACTGACTGCGATAGCGGCTACTACTCAGACAGCTACAACTTCAACATAGGTTGCAAATCCTGCGATGGCTGCAGCATGAGTG AGCTGCAGTATGTATCTCGCTGTTCCACCAAGCAGAATGATGTGTGCAGCTGTAAACCAGGCTACCGCTGCAGAGGCAGTGGCACCTGTCTGGACTGTGAGGAGATCCCCAGCCCGAACACACCCAAACTCATACCGACACCTCCCATCATGCCAGCTACAGTGTCAAACCACTCGGTGCCTGGTATCCCTAATCATAGACCTAAACCTGTCACCAAACCTGGTCCTGGGCCCATCACAAATCCAAACCAAG atgaTAGCAAGTGGCTcccggtgtgtgtgtctgcagtgtgtgtgtgtctactgctCACCTGCCTTGTTGCCATATCAAAGCTCAAACCTGTTCTGCGATGGATTGGTTCACCAAACA GCTTCTGGTCTCCCAAAAAGACTACTCCAGCGGAAGAGGAAGTGCCCATGCCGGTCCAGGAAGTGTGTGGAAAGCCAGAGCTGCTACTGGACGTATGA